A part of Sinorhizobium chiapasense genomic DNA contains:
- a CDS encoding DUF6101 family protein has translation MRNTLSQPAWVENKLRLDPKRFPQHATYALRGHAGNVTISLDERGAVLRKVLPSSGLPLSIALPARAFKGVAARAIDHGDGEVTVTLELHHDDPDLCIPLLVAHDLSDIAADWRAWAEAYRIPMLMVEADGVARPLEEHLGDVRTAPAKPRRRHAFFAERRPRFLVRRSTGTLGVHMKIDGREIIART, from the coding sequence ATGCGCAACACACTTTCTCAACCGGCTTGGGTTGAAAACAAACTGAGGCTCGATCCGAAGCGTTTTCCGCAGCATGCAACCTACGCCTTGCGCGGCCATGCCGGCAATGTCACCATCAGCCTCGACGAACGTGGCGCTGTTTTGCGCAAGGTGCTACCATCGAGCGGCTTGCCGCTTTCGATCGCCCTGCCTGCGCGAGCGTTCAAGGGTGTAGCAGCGCGGGCCATCGACCATGGCGACGGGGAGGTTACAGTGACGCTCGAACTCCATCACGACGATCCGGATCTTTGCATCCCGCTGCTCGTCGCCCACGACCTTTCCGACATCGCAGCCGACTGGCGGGCCTGGGCGGAAGCCTATCGTATCCCGATGCTGATGGTCGAAGCTGACGGTGTCGCTCGCCCGCTGGAAGAGCACCTCGGCGATGTCCGCACCGCTCCGGCGAAACCGCGTCGCCGCCACGCCTTTTTCGCCGAGCGCCGCCCGCGCTTCCTCGTGCGCCGCTCGACCGGGACGCTCGGCGTTCACATGAAAATCGACGGGCGCGAGATTATCGCCCGGACCTGA
- a CDS encoding DUF1217 domain-containing protein has product MVSTYIDYNLITRDMRASLNRVSIQPLVAREAEYYKANIGKVTSVEEFLDDYRLYSYAMKAHGLEDMTYAVAFMRKVLESDLKDDNSFANRLTDERYRNFAEAFSFGSSTAVAQTDAQTDALIGLYSETIANESNVLNAETSYYNAVIDTVTNVDQFLGNERLRTYAMKAFGFDPKYTSYSHLRQVLTSDVNDPNSYVNKLGSSTALNFAMAFNFQTDGSLPANTLPQSATQKSAINESYILNASDRVTSAEALLNKSYYEAKIGSITTVAALKADTRLFNYVVTAFGLPPSTLTTTVENILTSDLDDPNSYANTMGGEYNKAYKAMAAAFNFQTDGTLASGDDAQTAAQIATTSDGYLIHYNDKDDAADEALISRFKMLVNTLTSVDNLLNDSSMMTLTLRAFGLEEEGDSLRKLRKVLTSDLSDPDSYANSLEDERYVKLAKAFNFEPDGSLGAPKLAQSEAEILNTSKVYVIEKSRFGTDEDKTKAQEEAKYYSAEIQKIETLDDFLGNRRLVDFVLVAAGIDPETVETGYLREMFLSDLDDPESFINTESDTRYREIVASFNFDIEGKLARGAAGEIQTRRGIIATMDLYLNQTLEENAGEDNAGVRLALYFKRIASDVNTVYDLLADSALMQVVRTAFSIPQEMASSDIDIQAEYIKRVMNIEDLHDPEKLEKLLQRFTALYDVENNTDVSPAATILSGSSGFGISADTLMQLTQLRMGG; this is encoded by the coding sequence ATGGTTTCGACCTATATCGACTACAATCTCATCACCCGCGACATGAGGGCCAGTCTCAATCGCGTGTCGATCCAGCCGCTGGTTGCGCGCGAGGCCGAATACTACAAAGCGAATATCGGCAAGGTGACTTCGGTCGAAGAGTTTCTCGACGATTACCGGCTCTATTCCTACGCCATGAAGGCCCACGGCCTTGAGGACATGACCTATGCGGTCGCTTTCATGCGAAAGGTCCTCGAGAGCGATCTCAAGGACGACAACAGCTTTGCCAATCGCCTGACGGACGAGCGATATCGCAACTTCGCCGAGGCTTTCAGTTTCGGTTCGTCGACCGCTGTTGCCCAGACCGATGCCCAGACCGATGCGCTGATCGGGCTCTACAGCGAGACGATCGCCAACGAGTCGAATGTGCTCAATGCCGAGACGAGCTACTACAATGCGGTGATCGATACCGTGACGAATGTCGACCAGTTCCTGGGCAACGAACGCCTCAGAACCTATGCGATGAAGGCGTTCGGATTCGATCCCAAATACACGTCCTATTCCCATTTGAGACAGGTTCTGACCAGCGACGTCAACGATCCGAACAGCTACGTCAACAAACTCGGCAGCAGCACGGCGCTGAACTTCGCGATGGCGTTCAATTTCCAGACGGACGGGAGCCTGCCCGCCAACACGCTGCCGCAGAGCGCAACACAAAAGAGTGCCATCAACGAGAGCTACATCCTGAACGCCAGCGACCGCGTTACCTCGGCCGAGGCTCTGCTCAACAAGAGTTATTATGAGGCGAAGATCGGCAGCATCACGACGGTCGCCGCATTGAAGGCCGATACCCGCCTGTTCAACTACGTGGTGACCGCCTTCGGATTGCCGCCAAGCACGTTGACGACAACCGTCGAGAACATCCTGACCAGTGACCTCGACGATCCCAACAGCTACGCCAACACGATGGGCGGCGAGTACAATAAGGCCTACAAGGCCATGGCAGCCGCCTTCAATTTCCAGACCGACGGCACGCTTGCCAGCGGCGACGACGCGCAGACGGCGGCGCAGATCGCCACCACGTCGGACGGCTACCTGATCCATTACAACGACAAGGACGATGCTGCGGACGAGGCTTTGATCTCTCGGTTCAAGATGCTGGTCAACACGCTGACAAGTGTCGACAATCTGCTCAACGACTCCAGTATGATGACGCTCACGCTGCGCGCCTTCGGCCTTGAGGAAGAAGGGGACAGCCTGCGCAAGCTGAGGAAGGTTCTGACGAGCGATCTGAGCGATCCCGACAGCTATGCCAATTCCCTCGAGGACGAGCGCTACGTAAAGCTTGCCAAGGCGTTCAACTTCGAGCCCGACGGCTCGCTCGGCGCGCCGAAGCTTGCACAGTCCGAGGCCGAAATCCTCAATACATCCAAGGTCTACGTCATCGAAAAGAGCCGTTTTGGCACTGACGAAGACAAGACCAAGGCACAGGAAGAGGCGAAATATTACAGTGCCGAGATCCAGAAGATCGAAACGCTCGATGACTTTCTCGGTAACCGGCGCCTTGTCGATTTCGTCCTTGTCGCAGCCGGCATCGATCCCGAGACCGTCGAGACCGGCTACCTGAGGGAGATGTTTCTCTCCGATCTCGATGATCCGGAAAGCTTTATCAACACGGAGAGCGATACCCGCTATCGCGAGATCGTGGCTTCTTTCAACTTTGACATCGAAGGAAAGCTTGCTCGCGGGGCCGCGGGCGAGATCCAGACCCGGCGCGGCATCATTGCCACGATGGACCTTTACCTCAACCAGACGCTGGAAGAAAACGCCGGCGAGGACAATGCCGGTGTCCGCCTGGCACTCTATTTCAAGCGCATCGCTTCGGACGTCAACACGGTTTACGACCTTCTTGCCGACAGCGCCTTGATGCAGGTCGTCAGAACCGCCTTCAGCATCCCGCAGGAGATGGCAAGCAGCGACATCGATATTCAAGCCGAATACATCAAGCGCGTGATGAATATCGAGGATCTCCACGACCCCGAGAAGCTCGAGAAACTTCTGCAGCGTTTCACCGCGCTTTATGACGTCGAGAACAACACCGATGTCTCTCCCGCCGCCACCATCCTGTCAGGCAGCAGTGGTTTCGGCATCAGCGCCGATACGCTGATGCAGCTGACTCAACTCAGGATGGGCGGTTAG
- a CDS encoding FAD-binding oxidoreductase gives MTTIVSPELIASFIDIVGSGNALSSPADTAPYLVESRGLYHGTTPLVLRPGSVEEVSRIMRLASQTRTAIVPQGGNTGHVAGQIPREGKADMVLSLERLNRIRDVDPVGNVIVADAGCILADIQKAADDNGRLFPLSLGSEGSARIGGNLSTNAGGTAVLAYGNMRQLCLGLEVVLPTGEIWNGLRRLKKDNTGYDLRDLFIGAEGTLGVITGAVLKLFPKPLGHQVAFAGLKSVEDALALFDRASSLCGPALTGFELMPRIGIEFTSRHIPGVRDPMPSIHPWYALIDISTPDSEEGAERMIEGVLETGVGDGLVENAVIATNETQRKALWHMRESMSPAQKPEGGSIKHDVSVPVSSIPAFMAEADAAVMKAIPGARICAFGHMGDGNIHYNISQPVGADKQAFIDRWREINAIVHGIVLKHGGSISAEHGIGQLKRDELAEIRPAIEIDLMQRIKHAFDPAGIMNPDKVLRSSST, from the coding sequence ATGACGACCATAGTTTCTCCCGAACTGATCGCCTCTTTCATCGATATCGTCGGCAGCGGCAATGCGCTCAGCAGCCCGGCGGATACCGCGCCTTATCTCGTCGAGTCACGCGGGCTCTATCACGGCACCACCCCGCTCGTCCTCAGGCCAGGCTCCGTTGAGGAAGTCTCTCGCATCATGCGCCTGGCAAGCCAGACCCGCACCGCGATCGTCCCGCAGGGCGGCAATACCGGGCATGTGGCCGGCCAGATTCCGCGCGAGGGAAAAGCCGACATGGTTCTTTCGCTCGAGCGGTTGAACCGCATCCGCGACGTCGATCCCGTCGGCAATGTCATCGTGGCCGATGCCGGCTGCATCCTTGCAGATATCCAGAAGGCTGCGGACGACAACGGACGCCTCTTCCCGCTGTCGCTCGGCTCCGAAGGTTCCGCCCGGATCGGCGGCAATCTCTCGACCAATGCCGGCGGCACAGCCGTGCTCGCCTACGGCAACATGCGCCAGCTCTGCCTGGGGCTGGAGGTCGTGCTGCCGACCGGCGAAATCTGGAACGGTTTGCGGCGATTGAAGAAGGACAACACGGGCTACGATCTTCGCGACCTCTTCATCGGTGCAGAAGGAACGCTCGGCGTCATCACCGGCGCGGTCCTGAAGCTGTTCCCGAAGCCGCTTGGCCATCAGGTCGCATTCGCGGGCCTTAAGAGCGTCGAGGATGCGCTTGCTCTTTTCGATCGGGCTTCGAGCCTCTGCGGACCGGCGCTGACGGGCTTCGAGCTGATGCCGAGGATCGGCATAGAGTTCACCTCCCGGCATATTCCAGGCGTCCGCGACCCGATGCCATCCATCCATCCCTGGTACGCGCTGATCGACATTTCGACCCCGGATTCCGAGGAGGGCGCAGAACGCATGATAGAGGGTGTGCTCGAAACGGGCGTCGGCGATGGTCTCGTCGAAAACGCGGTCATCGCGACGAACGAGACGCAGCGCAAGGCGCTGTGGCACATGCGCGAAAGCATGTCGCCGGCACAGAAACCGGAAGGTGGCTCGATCAAGCACGATGTGTCAGTACCCGTATCGAGCATCCCTGCCTTCATGGCTGAGGCCGATGCCGCCGTCATGAAAGCGATACCCGGGGCTCGCATATGCGCCTTCGGCCACATGGGCGACGGCAACATCCATTACAACATTTCACAGCCAGTCGGCGCCGACAAACAGGCCTTTATCGACCGTTGGCGCGAGATAAACGCCATCGTCCACGGCATCGTGCTGAAGCATGGAGGATCCATCTCGGCCGAACACGGCATCGGTCAATTGAAGCGCGATGAGCTTGCGGAGATCCGCCCCGCGATCGAGATCGATCTGATGCAGCGGATCAAGCATGCCTTCGACCCCGCAGGCATCATGAATCCCGACAAGGTGCTGCGCTCAAGCTCTACGTGA